In a single window of the Leptospira sanjuanensis genome:
- a CDS encoding ABC transporter substrate-binding protein: MDRFSLLNTSLPFFAGIVVLSLLFSGCGLQEEDPEELILSLPSDPISLDPLFSTDLSSRTLGKFLYPFLFQKTPEGNPAYQLVESHQLTGKGEVRSLKLKLRSHRLTNGEELSASQVKDSLDRLKNTPGPRRNQYAFLKEINATGEKEIELKITGGLRQAVDALSLPPAAIVCCKFSETGSLVAESLETLEKKNVSESAKAGRYILKEWKKNNYILLEKNPSVTEDLPKKIRLRILASASTGVFLFSKGRMDLMRLPNFLLKNPHIQKENLRFRKGSGVQYVAINANEPCFDVNFRKALNTAVNRHLVIEKLLEGNADPTFGPVPPVNISQTKMQEIVGANPEFSAIQSHSPEKAKEYLKKSSCYPNILEREIDFRMRGDDENNANGLALAGFLKELGLKVKIRPMEKAVLYKENGEGKGDLTLLFWYADLPGAWNFIDPLFSGKDKGNGGNRAHYENKELELLFTKARSSDSLNLETETTKALRILLREYPWIFLWSPYETFLISEKAKRYPSLAEYL; the protein is encoded by the coding sequence TTGGACAGGTTTAGTCTTTTGAATACTTCTCTACCCTTTTTTGCAGGAATCGTTGTTTTGTCCCTTCTTTTTTCCGGTTGCGGTTTGCAGGAGGAAGACCCCGAGGAATTGATTCTTTCTTTGCCTTCCGATCCGATCAGTTTGGATCCGCTCTTTTCCACCGATTTATCTTCGCGCACTTTGGGAAAATTCTTATATCCGTTTCTATTTCAAAAAACGCCGGAAGGAAATCCGGCTTATCAACTCGTGGAATCGCATCAATTAACGGGCAAGGGAGAAGTTCGTTCTCTCAAACTCAAACTGAGATCGCATCGATTGACGAACGGTGAAGAATTGAGCGCTTCGCAAGTCAAAGATTCTTTGGATCGACTTAAGAATACTCCCGGTCCGCGACGAAATCAATACGCGTTCCTAAAAGAAATCAACGCGACCGGTGAAAAGGAAATCGAACTGAAAATCACGGGCGGATTGCGGCAAGCAGTCGACGCATTGTCCTTGCCGCCCGCTGCGATCGTATGCTGTAAATTTTCCGAAACGGGGAGTTTGGTGGCGGAGTCGCTTGAAACATTAGAAAAAAAGAATGTATCCGAATCTGCGAAAGCGGGTAGATATATTCTCAAAGAATGGAAAAAGAACAATTACATTCTTCTTGAAAAAAATCCTTCCGTAACCGAAGACCTTCCGAAAAAGATCCGTTTGCGGATATTGGCTTCCGCGTCCACCGGCGTGTTTCTTTTTTCCAAAGGAAGAATGGATCTGATGCGTCTTCCGAATTTTCTATTAAAAAATCCTCATATTCAAAAAGAAAATCTCCGTTTTCGAAAAGGATCGGGCGTGCAATACGTCGCGATCAACGCGAACGAACCATGTTTCGACGTGAACTTTAGAAAAGCCTTAAATACCGCCGTCAATCGTCATCTCGTCATCGAAAAACTTCTGGAAGGTAACGCAGATCCAACGTTCGGTCCGGTTCCGCCGGTAAACATTTCGCAGACAAAGATGCAGGAGATCGTCGGCGCGAATCCGGAGTTTTCGGCGATTCAAAGTCATTCTCCGGAAAAGGCGAAAGAATATCTGAAAAAGTCCTCTTGTTATCCGAACATTCTGGAAAGAGAAATCGATTTTAGAATGCGGGGCGACGACGAAAACAATGCGAACGGTTTGGCCTTGGCGGGTTTTTTAAAAGAACTCGGACTCAAGGTGAAAATCCGCCCGATGGAAAAGGCCGTTTTGTATAAGGAGAATGGAGAGGGCAAAGGGGATCTGACGTTGCTTTTTTGGTACGCCGATTTGCCGGGCGCTTGGAACTTTATCGATCCTTTGTTTTCGGGAAAGGATAAGGGGAACGGGGGAAACCGAGCGCACTATGAAAACAAGGAACTCGAACTTCTTTTTACGAAGGCGAGAAGTTCTGATTCTTTGAATCTTGAAACGGAAACCACCAAGGCCTTGCGGATTCTTTTGAGAGAATATCCTTGGATTTTTCTTTGGTCGCCGTATGAGACTTTTCTAATATCTGAAAAAGCGAAACGGTATCCTAGTTTGGCGGAATATCTTTAG
- a CDS encoding transglycosylase domain-containing protein, which translates to MTSGNEKVFSLLSSIQETVRKLFLFSKAHWRQILRYATIAAIAIASFLIGGSYVVWLTKKDEVVSNLDKFKNEVTNYYEISQIRPIRILDRNGKLIGEFSRRKFKPIRTDNLKEHGNIVWALLSSEDREFYNHHGINYTALLRAILINLTTFQKQGGSTITQQLAKLTLDLGARNIFNKITEFYCTFYLESQFDKNTILSMYLNRIFLGEGNTGVEEASRYYFNKAAAELTPAEAAMLVGIIPAPSNYNPVRSLKTALKRQRLVMVPMSENTQLHPNPSSIDKNFAKKIDANLKSFKSFYKVEITKDGEKEFYASEIARYGFDKDFTVNLAPDFNYGIRQHILDTFSEIDIETRGMNVYTTLDYDKQDAAEKSLREGIESVRKKLTDVKAAYAKKGDSEEARIQQSIIDNMNGSLISINPGNGYIEAMVGSYKISNIFRLNRAVSAVRQPGSTIKALVYAIAFENRIITPSSKVMDEEINIRGYSPKNWYKGYKGEVTARIAFAQSINTIAVKLLNEFGVSEFLEKIAMILDIDKTTLEKRFQPNLSLALGSGELSPMELALIYSTIANGGKKVTPVQILRITDMEGSEMFSAPLKDPNEAIQILDPVACAETINLLEGVLSEQGTMKLRLKAEDSFPMGGKTGTVQSPKEARKKWGSRKGVRDAWFAGVNPDLVTTVWIGNDVGAPFEGSGSAISGNIWFRYANYIARNIGFSDTLIKPFNGDFVKVDVCGDTGSLLHSSVPCTYPLYGQYYYIGEQPAPPAGTSAATPETTAPEGGTATNDRTILPQAEEGDGDSVELELPPTKDIPPN; encoded by the coding sequence ATGACATCCGGCAACGAGAAAGTATTCTCCCTTCTAAGTTCAATCCAAGAAACCGTTCGTAAACTTTTCCTCTTTTCCAAAGCTCACTGGAGGCAAATTCTCCGTTATGCGACGATCGCCGCGATCGCGATCGCCTCGTTTTTAATCGGGGGTTCTTACGTCGTTTGGCTCACTAAAAAAGACGAGGTCGTTTCCAATCTCGATAAGTTCAAAAACGAAGTCACGAATTATTACGAAATCAGCCAGATCCGTCCGATTCGAATTCTGGATCGAAACGGAAAATTGATCGGGGAATTCTCGAGAAGAAAGTTCAAACCGATCCGCACGGATAATCTCAAGGAACACGGCAACATCGTTTGGGCACTTCTCTCCTCCGAAGACCGGGAATTTTACAATCATCACGGAATCAACTACACCGCGCTTTTGCGCGCGATTCTCATCAACCTGACCACGTTTCAAAAACAAGGCGGTTCGACGATCACACAACAGCTTGCAAAGCTGACTCTCGATCTCGGAGCGAGAAACATATTCAACAAGATTACGGAATTCTACTGTACGTTTTATCTCGAAAGTCAGTTCGACAAGAACACGATCCTTTCGATGTATCTCAATCGGATCTTTTTGGGAGAAGGAAACACGGGAGTCGAAGAAGCGAGCCGTTATTACTTCAACAAGGCCGCGGCGGAATTAACCCCGGCCGAAGCCGCGATGCTCGTGGGTATCATTCCCGCTCCTTCCAATTACAATCCTGTCCGCAGTTTAAAGACGGCTCTCAAACGGCAGAGGCTCGTGATGGTTCCGATGTCCGAGAACACGCAACTTCATCCGAATCCGTCCAGCATCGATAAGAATTTTGCGAAGAAGATCGACGCAAATCTGAAATCGTTCAAATCCTTTTATAAGGTCGAGATCACGAAAGACGGAGAGAAGGAATTCTACGCCTCCGAGATCGCTAGATACGGATTCGACAAAGACTTTACAGTCAATCTCGCGCCCGATTTCAATTACGGAATCCGTCAACATATCCTCGATACGTTTTCCGAGATCGATATCGAAACCAGAGGAATGAACGTCTACACGACTTTGGATTACGACAAACAGGACGCTGCGGAAAAGTCTTTGCGCGAAGGGATCGAGTCCGTACGCAAAAAGCTGACCGACGTCAAAGCCGCATACGCGAAAAAAGGCGATTCGGAAGAAGCGAGAATCCAACAATCCATCATCGACAATATGAACGGTTCGCTGATTTCGATCAATCCCGGAAACGGTTATATCGAAGCGATGGTCGGCAGTTACAAAATTTCTAATATATTCAGGCTCAACCGCGCGGTTTCCGCGGTAAGACAACCCGGTTCCACGATCAAAGCCCTTGTCTACGCGATCGCGTTCGAAAACAGAATCATCACTCCTTCCTCCAAGGTCATGGACGAGGAGATCAACATACGCGGATATTCGCCGAAAAACTGGTACAAAGGTTACAAGGGAGAAGTCACCGCGAGAATCGCGTTCGCACAGTCGATCAATACGATCGCCGTGAAATTGTTAAACGAATTCGGAGTGAGCGAATTTCTCGAAAAGATCGCGATGATCTTGGACATAGACAAGACAACTCTGGAAAAAAGATTCCAACCCAATCTTTCTCTGGCTCTCGGTTCGGGAGAATTATCTCCGATGGAACTGGCGCTGATCTACTCGACGATCGCGAACGGAGGAAAGAAAGTAACGCCGGTTCAGATATTAAGAATTACGGATATGGAAGGAAGCGAAATGTTTTCCGCCCCTTTAAAAGATCCGAACGAGGCGATTCAAATCCTCGATCCGGTCGCGTGCGCGGAAACGATCAATCTTTTGGAAGGCGTGTTGAGCGAACAAGGAACGATGAAGCTCCGCCTCAAAGCGGAGGATTCGTTTCCGATGGGCGGCAAAACGGGAACGGTTCAATCTCCTAAGGAAGCGCGTAAAAAATGGGGAAGCCGCAAAGGGGTCCGGGACGCTTGGTTTGCGGGAGTCAACCCCGACTTAGTAACGACCGTGTGGATCGGAAACGACGTGGGCGCTCCGTTCGAAGGCTCCGGTTCCGCAATCAGCGGAAACATCTGGTTTCGTTACGCAAATTATATCGCTAGAAACATCGGTTTTTCGGACACGCTCATCAAACCGTTTAACGGCGATTTTGTGAAAGTGGACGTGTGCGGCGACACGGGAAGTCTTCTTCATTCTTCCGTTCCCTGCACCTATCCTTTATACGGACAGTATTATTATATCGGAGAACAGCCCGCGCCTCCCGCGGGAACCTCTGCCGCAACACCGGAAACGACCGCCCCGGAAGGAGGAACCGCGACCAACGATCGGACGATTCTTCCCCAAGCGGAAGAAGGAGACGGAGATTCGGTCGAACTCGAACTTCCGCCGACTAAAGATATTCCGCCAAACTAG
- a CDS encoding OmpA family protein, whose amino-acid sequence MRSKLQAILPLILSFPFLTELQAEDKHLSRTGRSLAVAENLSTRKQSHFGSGDQLLIGKILQFGKLLATENAYVPIESNEITSELSKLNDKTVRILCGMKGATCNPIRYEIYPFLDTKELKPWTIKKIPDYVNHNIFAFNPTASPDGKYLFWTAYIKRGRSGTQKIWYSKLDDRGFWEDGKEMSAPLNNEMPSAVISALPGGNELFVFGTFGEKELLDELEKEFEAKGESAARSSKNSNEYRKKIEELRNDYDEKTKQITRRVPLYKSFKEKDSWSKPSILKFPDFYNLYRKKNDSSQEVFGGSTLSSSGRILIYSSQHKDSKGKLDLYASKMLSDGTFPLGTNLGEVINSDHEEMAPFLASDDRTLYFSSDGHKGLSIYMTRRLGDGWDQWTKPVEVSENLKGVNFFSIPANSDWAYISKEGQLFMAYLPKEMRPETVVVVDGKVVDTDGNPLSADIHYESLKSHEKIGSAKSDPSTGNFSIILPFGENYGFYAQKKGYLPVSQNLNLSSKKKTSEKVEVLLQLPPIRERGTIQINNLFFESKSVQIAPESAPELDRLAEIIKENPEIEIQIEGHTDNVGKKKDNRLLSEKRAKAVAAYLSQKHSIPAARIQTRGFGDEMPLAKNDSEEGRKRNRRVNFTILKKK is encoded by the coding sequence ATGCGTTCTAAACTTCAGGCCATCCTTCCTTTGATTTTGAGTTTTCCGTTTTTAACGGAACTACAGGCAGAAGATAAGCATCTATCCCGAACGGGTCGGAGTCTTGCAGTCGCCGAAAATCTTTCGACTCGGAAACAATCGCACTTCGGAAGCGGCGATCAGTTATTGATCGGTAAGATCCTTCAGTTCGGAAAATTACTCGCAACCGAAAACGCATACGTCCCGATCGAATCCAACGAAATCACTTCCGAACTTTCCAAACTCAACGATAAGACGGTGCGGATTCTCTGCGGTATGAAGGGTGCAACCTGCAATCCGATCCGTTACGAAATCTATCCCTTTCTCGATACGAAGGAACTCAAACCTTGGACGATCAAAAAAATTCCCGATTACGTAAATCATAATATATTCGCATTCAATCCGACGGCCTCTCCGGACGGGAAATATCTTTTTTGGACGGCTTACATCAAACGCGGCCGTTCCGGAACGCAGAAGATCTGGTATTCCAAACTCGACGACAGAGGGTTTTGGGAAGACGGAAAAGAAATGAGCGCTCCTCTCAACAACGAAATGCCTTCCGCGGTCATCTCCGCGTTGCCCGGCGGTAACGAGCTCTTCGTCTTCGGGACGTTCGGCGAAAAAGAACTTTTGGACGAACTCGAAAAGGAATTCGAAGCGAAGGGAGAATCGGCCGCGCGTTCCTCCAAGAACTCGAACGAATACCGCAAAAAAATCGAAGAACTCAGAAACGACTACGACGAGAAGACGAAACAGATCACGAGAAGAGTTCCTTTGTATAAAAGTTTTAAGGAGAAGGATTCCTGGTCCAAGCCGAGTATATTAAAATTTCCTGATTTTTACAATCTCTACCGAAAGAAAAACGATTCCAGCCAGGAAGTGTTCGGCGGTTCCACACTTTCCTCTTCGGGAAGAATTCTGATCTATTCCTCCCAGCACAAAGATTCGAAAGGCAAACTCGATCTTTACGCGAGTAAAATGTTAAGCGACGGAACGTTTCCTTTGGGAACGAATCTCGGAGAAGTCATCAATTCCGACCACGAAGAGATGGCCCCGTTCTTGGCGAGCGACGATCGAACTCTGTATTTTTCCAGCGACGGGCACAAAGGTCTTTCGATTTATATGACGAGAAGGCTCGGAGACGGTTGGGATCAATGGACCAAACCCGTGGAAGTTTCGGAAAACCTGAAAGGTGTGAACTTCTTTTCGATTCCGGCCAACAGCGATTGGGCTTATATCAGTAAAGAAGGCCAGTTGTTTATGGCGTATCTTCCGAAAGAAATGCGTCCGGAAACTGTGGTCGTCGTCGACGGCAAGGTCGTGGACACGGACGGAAATCCTTTGTCCGCGGACATACATTACGAATCGTTAAAGTCTCATGAGAAAATCGGTAGCGCAAAGAGCGATCCTTCCACGGGGAATTTCTCGATCATTCTCCCCTTCGGAGAGAACTACGGTTTTTACGCTCAGAAGAAGGGATATCTTCCCGTTTCCCAAAATTTGAACCTGAGTTCCAAAAAGAAAACTTCCGAAAAGGTGGAGGTTCTTCTGCAACTTCCACCGATCCGGGAACGCGGAACGATTCAGATCAATAATTTATTCTTCGAATCCAAGAGCGTTCAAATCGCTCCCGAATCCGCGCCGGAACTCGATCGTCTCGCCGAAATCATCAAAGAAAATCCCGAGATCGAAATTCAGATCGAAGGACATACGGACAACGTCGGCAAAAAAAAGGACAATCGCCTTCTTTCCGAAAAACGCGCCAAGGCGGTCGCGGCATATCTTTCCCAAAAACATTCGATTCCCGCGGCAAGAATCCAAACGCGCGGTTTCGGAGACGAGATGCCTCTCGCCAAAAACGATTCGGAAGAAGGACGCAAAAGGAATCGAAGAGTGAATTTCACAATTCTCAAGAAGAAATGA